Proteins encoded by one window of Chondromyces crocatus:
- a CDS encoding SDR family NAD(P)-dependent oxidoreductase has translation MSGIQGKTIAITGASSGIGEAAARLLAERGAHVVLGARRTERLESIAAAIREGGGKAEIHPLDVTRREQVEAFVQFAVQRTGRIDVLVNNAGVMPLSLVEHLKVDEWDRTIDVNIKGVLYGIAAALPFMKKQGAGQFVNISSVAGLVVVPAAAVYCASKFAVRALSEGLRQEIGRDIRVTLVSPGATESELAESISDPEMKQRVIQDYRREILPAAAVARAIAFAIEQPGDVDVNEIVVRPTAQGY, from the coding sequence ATGAGCGGCATTCAAGGGAAGACCATTGCAATCACGGGAGCGAGCAGCGGCATCGGTGAGGCCGCGGCGAGGCTCCTCGCAGAGAGAGGGGCTCACGTCGTGCTCGGCGCCCGTCGCACGGAGCGGCTGGAATCGATCGCGGCGGCCATTCGAGAGGGAGGTGGCAAGGCAGAGATCCACCCACTCGATGTCACCCGGCGCGAGCAGGTGGAGGCCTTCGTGCAGTTCGCGGTGCAGCGCACCGGGCGCATCGACGTGCTCGTGAACAATGCGGGCGTCATGCCGCTGTCTCTCGTCGAGCATCTGAAGGTCGACGAGTGGGACCGTACGATCGACGTGAACATCAAGGGTGTGCTCTACGGGATCGCGGCCGCGCTACCCTTCATGAAGAAGCAAGGGGCGGGTCAGTTCGTCAACATCTCGTCCGTCGCAGGGCTTGTCGTGGTGCCCGCGGCCGCCGTCTACTGCGCGTCCAAGTTCGCGGTGAGGGCCCTCTCCGAAGGGCTGCGCCAGGAAATCGGCCGTGACATCCGGGTCACCCTCGTCTCGCCTGGTGCCACCGAATCCGAGCTCGCCGAGAGCATTTCCGATCCGGAAATGAAGCAGCGAGTGATCCAGGATTACCGGCGAGAGATCCTTCCCGCAGCCGCCGTCGCGCGAGCGATCGCCTTTGCCATCGAGCAGCCGGGCGACGTGGATGTGAACGAGATCGTCGTGCGCCCGACGGCGCAGGGGTACTGA